CGCGTTTCGCGGAGCCAAGGATCCAGGCCGCGATTGCATTGAGTCCCAGCAGCCCGCGACGCGGTGACGTCGCAAAAGCGTTTGGGTCGGTGAAGATTCCATGGCTGGTGATGACGGGGACTCAGGATAAGGCGATGATCGGTAACCAAACGGTTGCATCGCGTTTGGAAGTGTTTCCCGCTTTGCCGCCGGGTGACAAATTCGAACTGGTATTGCACAACGCCGAGCATTCTGCATTTGGCGACCGTAGACTGCCGGGTGAAACCCAGACGCGGAACTCAAACCATCACCGAGTGGTTCTTGGACTGAGCACTGCCTTTTGGGACGCCTACCTTCGAGCTGATGACTCGGCAAAGCAATGGTTAGTCGGCGCTGGACCGTCCGGACTGCTCCAGCCAAACGACCGTTGGCAAACAAAGTGATGACTGCCGAACATTCGAAGTTCTTTCGTCGGACCTACTCTCGTAGTCCGACGTGCCTTGTTTTTCGGGTAGGTGGATTTCGCCAGAAATCCGTAACTCAAATGTTCTTAGGGACTTCTGGCGAAGTCCACTACGTCCCAACTCGCAGTTTTGACCTTGACGGTCCACTAGGGCACAACATGAAAACCGCGATTGTCCTCGATCGTCACGTTCGTTGTGTCCGAGGATTGCTGAATTGTGAGCGGTCTTGCAAACCCAGTCACCGTGTTGGCCCGGATCGTGACATGATCACAGTAGTCCAAATCGATTGTGGGTCCTGGATCGGCGGCCGGGTAATCGTCGCTGAACTCGAGCGTGTTTGCTTCGATCGTTAGTCCGCTAACCGAACGAGCTTGAACAAGCAATCCGTTGAAACTCTTGACCGTGTTTCCGCTAAAACGAATATTGCGGTGGTAGTGTCCTGCACCCATTCGCTGCGCGCCGTTCAGCAGTGGTGAAGCGAGTAACGGATAGTTTTGTGAACCGGAGAAGCCGATGTTCTCAAAAACATTGTTTCGAATTGTGACATCCCCGACGGCCCCCGACTCGTACCACTTGTTGTTGTCGCCTTCGATCAAGATACCGTGCATCTGCGACGAGAAATGGTTGTTCTCAATCAGCACCTTACCTTTGGTTGTAACCAGCACGCTGCGGGCACGGTTTTCGCGAATGATATTGTTCCGCATTTCCAAGTCTGGATACCAGGTCAGGTTCTCAACCGACATCGGGCCGTCTGGCAATGATTCTGGAACCTCGCTGACCGTCATCACAAAACGGTGTTCGTTGAGGACGTGGACGTTTTCGACCGTGGTTTCGGCAAACGGCAGAATCGTCTCACGAGAAAGGAGTGCCACGCGATCGCCTGGTTCGGCGAAGGTCAGACCCCATTGTTGAAAGTGACTGATCTCGCAGAGGAATTCGCGGTCACCAAGATACTTCTCGATCTTCACGTAGGCCCCATGTACGTTGATGCCGTCATCGAGCATGTGCTCAAACAGGCAGTCGTCTAGCTTAATGGTTCCTTTGCAGCCGATGAAATGGGTTGCATCGGCACGCGTTGCAACCAAGTGATCTTGGTTTGACGTGACCACCATGTGATCGAGAGTGATGTTGTTCGTTCGTTCCACGATCAGCGCCATGCCGCCCGCTTCGCGAACCGTAACGTTTTCGATCCGCAAGTCTTGAGAGTTGGTGACGTGAATCGCTGGGCAGAGTCGACTGGTTGGATGAACGCCATAAACGACGAGCACACTACCAACCGGTGGCGATTTCTTGACAGCGTCTGTAATCCGGAGACGGTTTCCTCCAGCCTGGGTCACTTTCGCTCTGCTTGAATTGACGGAATAATCGCGCGTGTTGTGCAGGGGGGCGCGCGTCGTCGGGTCAAAAACAATATTCGATCCGATGGGATCCTCTTGGCCAAAGCGTTGGAACAGTACTTTGGAATCCTGGAGCGTGTAGGGATAAGCCTCGGGATCGACTTGCACCACGAAGCTCTGCTCGTTCGCGTTGCTCTCGACGACGGTGAGCTCGGCGTGGAATGACCGAATCCAATCGATCGAAAAATTCTTGAGCGTTGCGCCGCGGACGTGGTCCATTGTCACGGGGACCATGCGGCCATGAAACATGAATGTCGAATCACCTCCGTCGATCGTGATGTTCTGGCAATCGAACAACGGGAAACCCATTCGTTTCAAGCCGTTATCATGGTTCGCCACCGCACGATACTTTTCGATCGCGTTTTCGGGGTAGAAGTCGTATTGGCCCTTCGGGAATTGCAGCGTAACGCCGTCCT
This window of the Novipirellula artificiosorum genome carries:
- a CDS encoding right-handed parallel beta-helix repeat-containing protein; the encoded protein is MKHSLTSLLLVVFLLSGHTCTLGAEVINVADHGIVPGKDVTFAVNQLIQDVLDKDGVTLQFPKGQYDFYPENAIEKYRAVANHDNGLKRMGFPLFDCQNITIDGGDSTFMFHGRMVPVTMDHVRGATLKNFSIDWIRSFHAELTVVESNANEQSFVVQVDPEAYPYTLQDSKVLFQRFGQEDPIGSNIVFDPTTRAPLHNTRDYSVNSSRAKVTQAGGNRLRITDAVKKSPPVGSVLVVYGVHPTSRLCPAIHVTNSQDLRIENVTVREAGGMALIVERTNNITLDHMVVTSNQDHLVATRADATHFIGCKGTIKLDDCLFEHMLDDGINVHGAYVKIEKYLGDREFLCEISHFQQWGLTFAEPGDRVALLSRETILPFAETTVENVHVLNEHRFVMTVSEVPESLPDGPMSVENLTWYPDLEMRNNIIRENRARSVLVTTKGKVLIENNHFSSQMHGILIEGDNNKWYESGAVGDVTIRNNVFENIGFSGSQNYPLLASPLLNGAQRMGAGHYHRNIRFSGNTVKSFNGLLVQARSVSGLTIEANTLEFSDDYPAADPGPTIDLDYCDHVTIRANTVTGFARPLTIQQSSDTTNVTIEDNRGFHVVP